In Microbacterium sp. AB, a single genomic region encodes these proteins:
- a CDS encoding AsmA family protein gives MSTDFTSPTDRPSAVPPPAPSGPAQRPEPSSGGSGRTVAIVVGVVGGAVILGTALAAGLSALLGAGASDDVHTADVRGVAALDVDVSASEFAIVFGDVDEAVLEVTGSRSGWSLSRDGRDLSVDRRGGLLGDWWFVGDWLGGDGREESVVLTLPESLREAGLDGDLTLSGGSLSAEGAFGELDIEVGAGYLSFEGSATDLDVDVSAGRAELAVDDVSRAGLSVAAGRLDAELTGDAPSEVAVEVSAGQLDLTLPEAAYAVDSEVTAGSFDNRLDVSASSRHGVSVDVSAGQATVRAAG, from the coding sequence ATGAGCACCGACTTCACGTCCCCGACCGATCGGCCCTCCGCGGTTCCGCCGCCGGCGCCCTCCGGCCCCGCGCAGCGCCCGGAGCCCTCCTCGGGCGGGTCGGGGAGGACCGTCGCGATCGTCGTCGGCGTCGTCGGCGGAGCGGTGATCCTCGGCACGGCGCTCGCCGCGGGGCTCTCGGCCCTCCTGGGAGCGGGCGCGTCGGACGACGTGCACACGGCCGACGTGCGGGGTGTCGCCGCGCTCGACGTCGACGTGTCGGCGTCGGAGTTCGCGATCGTCTTCGGCGACGTGGACGAGGCCGTGCTCGAGGTGACCGGTTCGCGGAGCGGATGGTCGCTCTCGCGGGACGGGCGGGACCTGTCGGTCGATCGACGCGGCGGGCTCCTCGGAGACTGGTGGTTCGTCGGGGACTGGCTGGGCGGCGACGGGCGCGAGGAGAGCGTCGTCCTCACACTGCCCGAGAGCCTGCGCGAGGCGGGCCTCGACGGCGACCTCACGCTCAGCGGCGGCAGCCTGAGCGCCGAGGGCGCGTTCGGAGAGCTCGACATCGAGGTCGGAGCCGGATACCTCAGCTTCGAAGGCTCGGCGACCGACCTGGACGTCGACGTGAGTGCGGGCCGCGCCGAGCTGGCCGTCGACGACGTCTCCCGCGCCGGCCTCTCGGTGGCGGCCGGACGGCTCGACGCCGAGCTCACGGGCGACGCGCCGTCGGAGGTGGCGGTCGAGGTGAGCGCCGGCCAGCTCGACCTCACGCTGCCGGAGGCCGCCTACGCGGTGGACTCGGAGGTCACGGCGGGCTCCTTCGACAACCGCCTGGACGTGTCGGCCTCCTCGCGGCACGGGGTGAGCGTCGACGTCTCAGCCGGCCAGGCGACCGTCCGCGCGGCCGGCTGA
- a CDS encoding response regulator transcription factor, whose amino-acid sequence MRILICEDSVLLREGLVRLLDDAGHDVVAALPDASELVATVADSAPDLCVLDVRLPPTFTDEGVRAAVELRRLHPALAVLVLSQYVEERYASELISAQGGALGYLLKDRVADVAEFLESLDRIAQGATVLDPEVVAQLLSRRTRDERMTRLTERERATLALLAEGRSNQAIAGTLFVSEASVEKYITAIFQKLGLEPDESGNRRVLAALAHIENTGGTPQTGGSR is encoded by the coding sequence GTGCGCATCCTGATCTGCGAGGACTCCGTCCTCCTCCGCGAGGGCCTCGTGCGCCTGCTCGACGACGCCGGCCACGACGTCGTCGCGGCCCTCCCCGACGCCTCGGAGCTCGTCGCGACCGTCGCGGATTCCGCACCCGACCTCTGCGTCCTCGACGTGCGGCTGCCGCCCACGTTCACCGACGAGGGCGTCCGCGCCGCCGTCGAGCTGCGCCGCCTCCATCCCGCCCTGGCGGTGCTCGTGCTCTCGCAGTACGTCGAGGAGCGCTACGCGAGCGAGCTCATCTCCGCGCAGGGCGGGGCGCTCGGATACCTCCTGAAGGATCGCGTGGCCGACGTCGCCGAGTTCCTCGAGTCGCTGGACCGCATCGCGCAGGGTGCGACGGTGCTCGACCCCGAGGTCGTCGCACAGCTCCTCAGCAGGCGCACGCGCGACGAGCGGATGACGCGGCTCACGGAGCGGGAGCGCGCGACGCTCGCTCTCCTCGCCGAGGGCAGGTCGAACCAGGCGATCGCCGGCACGCTGTTCGTGTCGGAGGCGAGCGTCGAGAAGTACATCACCGCCATCTTCCAGAAGCTCGGCCTCGAGCCGGACGAGTCGGGCAATCGCCGCGTGCTCGCCGCACTGGCCCATATCGAGAACACCGGCGGAACGCCGCAGACAGGAGGCTCACGATGA
- a CDS encoding aminoacyl-tRNA deacylase gives MDEGATTADATRRVRDAAAELGLEIEVRVSPVAASLEEAATLRGIDPSDIVKTLVVKGKGDRYCFVLVPGDRSISWAKLRAVVGVNKLRLPEAELALEATGYERGTIVPLGSKTAWPVYADERIRGRRVSMGAGARGFTIYVDADALIAAYDATVGDVTEPIEAIR, from the coding sequence TTGGACGAGGGAGCCACGACGGCGGACGCGACGCGGCGCGTTCGAGATGCCGCGGCGGAGCTCGGCCTCGAGATCGAGGTGCGGGTGTCGCCCGTCGCAGCGTCGCTCGAGGAGGCCGCGACTCTGCGGGGCATCGACCCGTCGGACATCGTCAAGACGCTCGTCGTGAAGGGGAAGGGCGACCGGTACTGCTTCGTCCTCGTTCCGGGAGACCGCTCGATCTCCTGGGCCAAGCTGCGCGCCGTCGTGGGAGTGAACAAGCTCCGCCTCCCCGAGGCGGAGCTCGCTCTGGAGGCGACCGGGTACGAGCGAGGGACGATCGTCCCTCTGGGCTCGAAGACGGCGTGGCCCGTCTATGCCGACGAGCGCATACGCGGCAGGCGTGTCTCCATGGGCGCCGGAGCGCGGGGCTTCACGATCTATGTCGACGCCGATGCCCTCATCGCCGCGTACGACGCGACCGTGGGCGACGTCACGGAGCCGATCGAAGCCATCCGCTGA
- a CDS encoding DNA helicase produces MSLSLSRKQKKELKKLQQSATQLWEAQQVVASGAADIAKKAGHQLETFGRKQVAPTVEEKYHEYVEPYVDRARPYVERGVKTSKKFIDHSVVPVAGTVVGKALSAWDVANDTRLNLARTRAGLPEITKKKKKSNAGPVVAIVLGVAAAAGVLFAAWQTLRADDELWVADDPLAAPDA; encoded by the coding sequence GTGAGCCTCAGTCTCAGCAGGAAGCAGAAGAAGGAGCTCAAGAAGCTCCAGCAGTCGGCGACGCAGCTCTGGGAGGCGCAGCAGGTCGTCGCCTCGGGTGCCGCGGACATCGCGAAGAAGGCCGGACACCAGCTGGAGACCTTCGGGCGCAAGCAGGTCGCTCCCACCGTGGAGGAGAAGTACCACGAGTACGTCGAGCCGTATGTCGACCGTGCTCGTCCGTATGTCGAGCGGGGCGTGAAGACGTCGAAGAAGTTCATCGACCACTCCGTCGTGCCCGTGGCGGGCACCGTCGTCGGCAAGGCCCTGTCGGCGTGGGATGTGGCGAACGACACGCGGCTGAACCTCGCCCGCACGCGTGCGGGCCTCCCCGAGATCACGAAGAAGAAGAAGAAGTCGAACGCCGGCCCCGTCGTGGCGATCGTCCTCGGCGTCGCCGCCGCTGCCGGGGTGCTCTTCGCCGCGTGGCAGACGCTGCGCGCGGACGACGAGCTGTGGGTGGCGGACGACCCGCTGGCCGCGCCCGACGCCTGA
- a CDS encoding peptidylprolyl isomerase has protein sequence MTQHTAVATIHTNHGDIVANLFGDHAPRTVQNFIGLSDGSQEWTDPRTGQKGEGALYQDVVFHRIIPNFMIQGGDPLGQGVGGPGYAFDDEIHPELDFNAPYKLAMANAGKRPNAITGQLSGTNGSQFFITTDPTPWLVGKHTIFGEVADEASKAVVDAIAQVPTGAQDRPVEPVVISSIDVVPV, from the coding sequence ATGACTCAGCACACGGCCGTCGCGACCATCCACACGAACCACGGCGACATCGTCGCCAACCTCTTCGGGGATCACGCCCCGCGCACGGTGCAGAACTTCATCGGCCTGTCCGACGGCTCGCAGGAGTGGACCGACCCCCGCACGGGCCAGAAGGGCGAGGGCGCGCTGTACCAGGACGTCGTCTTCCACCGGATCATCCCGAACTTCATGATCCAGGGCGGCGACCCCCTCGGCCAGGGCGTGGGCGGTCCCGGCTACGCCTTCGACGACGAGATCCACCCCGAGCTGGACTTCAACGCCCCCTACAAGCTCGCGATGGCCAACGCCGGCAAGCGCCCCAACGCCATCACGGGCCAGCTGAGCGGCACGAACGGCTCCCAGTTCTTCATCACGACCGATCCGACGCCGTGGCTCGTCGGCAAGCACACGATCTTCGGCGAGGTCGCCGACGAGGCGTCGAAGGCCGTCGTCGACGCGATCGCCCAGGTGCCGACCGGCGCGCAGGACCGTCCGGTCGAGCCGGTCGTCATCTCGTCGATCGACGTCGTCCCCGTCTGA
- a CDS encoding rhomboid family intramembrane serine protease, with protein MTTTEPTRNPDDYCYRHPKRQSFVMCQRCLRTICGECQTPGPVGVICPECMKEQRKNRTPVQKRAERRWRGSGAVAVSGGRSRVVPWIAGITAIVYLLQMVDQYALGGSLGIQSWLAFYAPYLYPDLTGTFQPWRLLTVALVHGGIWHVGLNMLSLWMIGRILEPVVGSARFLALYVLSALGGSVAVALLSFTTPVVGASGAVFGLLGALLVIGRRLGGNITGILVLLGINLVIGFLPGFNVSWQAHVGGLVTGLVVGLVLSRTGGRGRRGLQTALLGLVLVGLVALLAVPPLLNPVFG; from the coding sequence GTGACCACGACCGAGCCCACCCGCAACCCGGACGACTACTGCTACCGGCATCCGAAGCGGCAGAGCTTCGTGATGTGCCAGCGCTGTCTGCGCACGATCTGCGGCGAGTGCCAGACCCCGGGCCCGGTCGGGGTCATCTGCCCCGAGTGCATGAAGGAGCAGCGCAAGAACCGGACTCCCGTGCAGAAGCGCGCCGAGCGTCGCTGGCGCGGCAGCGGCGCGGTCGCCGTCTCGGGCGGGAGATCGCGCGTCGTGCCGTGGATCGCGGGGATCACGGCGATCGTCTACCTCCTGCAGATGGTCGACCAGTATGCGCTGGGCGGCTCGCTCGGGATCCAGTCGTGGCTCGCCTTCTACGCGCCCTATCTCTATCCCGACCTCACCGGCACGTTCCAGCCCTGGCGCCTCCTCACGGTCGCGCTCGTGCACGGCGGGATCTGGCACGTCGGTCTCAACATGCTCTCGCTGTGGATGATCGGGAGGATCCTCGAGCCCGTCGTCGGGAGCGCGCGCTTCCTCGCCCTGTACGTGCTGTCCGCCCTCGGCGGGTCGGTCGCGGTCGCGCTGCTCTCCTTCACGACGCCCGTCGTCGGCGCCTCCGGCGCCGTCTTCGGGCTTCTGGGGGCGCTGCTCGTCATCGGGCGCAGACTCGGCGGGAACATCACGGGGATCCTCGTGCTCCTCGGCATCAACCTCGTGATCGGCTTCCTCCCCGGCTTCAACGTCTCGTGGCAGGCGCACGTCGGAGGCCTCGTCACGGGACTTGTGGTCGGCCTCGTGCTCTCCCGCACGGGAGGCCGGGGCCGGCGCGGCCTGCAGACCGCGCTCCTCGGGCTCGTCCTCGTCGGGCTCGTCGCCCTGCTCGCGGTCCCGCCGCTCCTCAACCCCGTCTTCGGCTGA
- a CDS encoding sensor histidine kinase, with protein MTAQLAPSASVRIASPLRIAGAIAHLAALGVVGSVVYSLLVGMLALGIGLTPVLGLGLPLLVALVYALFGVAWLEIARVDGLYGFGIPPLARRGRDADGFGGFVRMVLRQSVDARMWRAIANLAIATVSGAIVLSLLRSLIGAIAVSFAPLHADGDVRGVFDIPIDVAWTPLVGVLGVIVTAAGIVGLALLHGVLSRAIVVPSREEQLAAQARTSDAQRAGAVRASEVERSRIERDLHDGVQPRLVSVGMTLGLAQQKIDSDPDAARALVEEAHTSTKAAITELRQLARGIHASVLDDRGLDAALSALAGRSHIPVHLDVRMDGRCSREAEAAVYFAIAESLTNAAKHSRAAECRVVVRRREDGVLWARVEDNGIGGARVLPGGGLDGISNRILSAGGSVRLDSPNGGPTALEVSVPCAS; from the coding sequence ATGACCGCACAGCTCGCCCCATCGGCCTCCGTCCGGATCGCGTCGCCCCTGCGGATCGCCGGGGCGATCGCGCACCTGGCCGCGCTCGGCGTCGTCGGGTCCGTCGTCTACTCCCTCCTCGTCGGCATGCTGGCGCTCGGCATCGGCCTGACGCCCGTGCTCGGCCTCGGGCTGCCCCTGCTCGTCGCGCTGGTGTACGCGCTCTTCGGCGTCGCGTGGCTCGAGATCGCCCGCGTCGACGGCCTCTACGGCTTCGGGATCCCGCCGCTCGCGCGACGCGGACGCGACGCGGACGGCTTCGGCGGGTTCGTGCGGATGGTCCTGAGGCAGTCGGTCGACGCCCGGATGTGGCGCGCGATCGCCAACCTCGCGATCGCCACGGTGTCCGGCGCGATCGTCCTCTCGCTCCTCCGCTCTCTCATCGGGGCGATCGCCGTCAGCTTCGCGCCCCTCCACGCTGACGGCGACGTGCGCGGCGTCTTCGACATCCCCATCGACGTCGCGTGGACTCCTCTCGTCGGCGTCCTGGGCGTCATCGTGACCGCCGCCGGCATCGTCGGCCTCGCCCTGCTGCACGGCGTGCTGAGCCGCGCGATCGTCGTGCCGTCGCGGGAGGAGCAGCTCGCCGCGCAGGCGCGCACCTCCGACGCCCAACGCGCCGGCGCCGTCCGCGCCTCCGAGGTGGAGCGGTCCCGCATCGAACGCGACCTCCATGACGGGGTCCAGCCCCGCCTCGTGTCGGTGGGGATGACGCTCGGCCTCGCGCAGCAGAAGATCGACAGCGATCCCGACGCCGCGCGGGCGCTCGTCGAGGAGGCGCACACCTCCACGAAGGCCGCGATCACCGAGCTGCGCCAGCTCGCCCGCGGCATCCACGCCTCCGTGCTCGACGACCGTGGCCTCGACGCCGCGCTCTCGGCGCTCGCCGGCCGATCGCACATCCCCGTGCACCTCGACGTCCGGATGGACGGCCGGTGCAGCCGCGAGGCGGAGGCCGCGGTGTACTTCGCGATCGCGGAGTCGCTCACCAACGCCGCCAAGCACTCGCGTGCGGCCGAGTGCCGCGTCGTCGTCCGGCGACGCGAGGACGGCGTCCTCTGGGCGCGCGTGGAGGACAACGGCATCGGGGGCGCCCGCGTGCTTCCCGGCGGCGGCCTCGACGGCATCTCGAACCGCATCCTCTCCGCGGGCGGCTCCGTCCGCCTCGACAGCCCGAACGGCGGCCCGACCGCCCTGGAGGTGAGCGTCCCGTGCGCATCCTGA
- the aroQ gene encoding type II 3-dehydroquinate dehydratase — MNNRILLVNGPNLNLLGTREPEIYGSDTLDDVVGLVERTAGGLGFEVRAVQSNHEGVLVDAIHDARSDCDAIVINPGAFTHTSVALRDALTGVRLPFGEVHISNVHAREPFRHHSYLSDVASFVIAGAGVQGYAFAVQRLVAVAQG; from the coding sequence ATGAACAACCGCATCCTGCTCGTCAACGGTCCGAACCTGAACCTGCTGGGCACGCGCGAGCCCGAGATCTACGGCTCCGACACCCTCGACGACGTCGTCGGCCTCGTCGAGCGGACGGCCGGCGGCCTCGGCTTCGAGGTGCGGGCCGTGCAGAGCAACCACGAGGGCGTGCTCGTCGACGCCATCCACGACGCGCGGTCGGACTGCGACGCGATCGTCATCAACCCCGGCGCGTTCACGCACACCTCGGTGGCGCTGCGCGACGCGCTCACGGGGGTGCGGCTGCCGTTCGGGGAGGTGCACATCTCGAACGTGCACGCCCGCGAGCCGTTCCGGCACCACTCGTACCTGTCGGATGTCGCGAGCTTCGTCATCGCCGGGGCGGGCGTGCAGGGGTACGCGTTCGCCGTGCAGCGGCTCGTGGCGGTGGCGCAGGGCTGA
- a CDS encoding NUDIX hydrolase: MDLRVAAYAVITDERDQVLLSRWIEGSKPAWTMPGGGMEPGEHPAQTCRREVKEETGYDVAVGEVLGIDSIVIPARKRFSAGEDLQALRIVYRAEITGGELAFELDGSTDMAEWIPLSRVRSIERVSLVDVALRLAGAL; the protein is encoded by the coding sequence ATGGATCTGCGAGTCGCCGCGTACGCCGTCATCACCGACGAGCGGGACCAGGTGCTGCTGTCGCGCTGGATCGAGGGCTCCAAGCCCGCATGGACCATGCCGGGCGGCGGGATGGAGCCGGGCGAGCACCCCGCGCAGACGTGCCGTCGCGAGGTGAAGGAGGAGACGGGATACGACGTCGCCGTGGGGGAGGTCCTCGGCATCGACTCCATCGTCATCCCGGCGCGCAAGAGGTTCTCGGCGGGCGAGGACCTGCAGGCGCTGCGGATCGTCTACCGCGCCGAGATCACGGGCGGGGAGCTCGCCTTCGAGCTCGACGGCTCGACCGACATGGCGGAGTGGATCCCGCTCAGCCGCGTGCGGTCGATCGAGCGCGTGTCCCTCGTCGACGTCGCCCTCCGGCTCGCCGGCGCCCTCTGA
- a CDS encoding acyl-CoA dehydrogenase family protein — protein MPIEHAAKARDQDEHERLATRFRPLFQRIAEGEAERERTGTVPHEQLGWLVDAGFAGFRIPGDLGGEDARLSTAFRLVAELAEADVNLAHIWRNHLSFVEDRRYDRADPRTDEWLRRLGSGEIVGGGWSEPDTDVGSVRTTLLPDAEGVLRLNGTKYYATGSVYARWTTVLAADEAGHRVVALVDMTSDGVAVGDDWDGFGQRLTGSGSVAYVDVAVPAERVFSYAKRYVYQSQFYQSALNALLVGIGNAILRDGIAALRARRRSHGNALVPEPVDDPELQEVIGRLAANAFAAEATLLRSLDLVDVAVARAEAGDTAQDRASLLAVGAAQHAISTLVLESATLVFDSLGSSGVSERHALDRHWRNARTIASHNPRVYRTRLVGGWALEDAARGDTEDA, from the coding sequence ATCCCCATCGAGCACGCCGCGAAGGCTCGCGACCAGGACGAGCACGAGCGCCTCGCCACGCGGTTCCGGCCGCTCTTCCAGAGGATCGCCGAGGGTGAGGCCGAGCGGGAGCGGACGGGTACGGTGCCGCACGAGCAGCTCGGATGGCTCGTCGACGCCGGATTCGCAGGGTTCCGGATCCCGGGCGATCTCGGCGGGGAGGACGCGCGACTGTCGACGGCGTTCCGGCTGGTCGCAGAGCTCGCCGAGGCCGACGTCAACCTCGCCCACATCTGGCGGAACCACCTGTCGTTCGTCGAGGATCGCCGATACGACCGCGCCGACCCTCGCACGGACGAGTGGCTCCGCCGTCTCGGGAGCGGCGAGATCGTGGGCGGCGGATGGAGCGAGCCCGACACGGACGTCGGATCCGTGCGCACGACGCTTCTGCCCGACGCCGAGGGCGTCCTGCGTCTCAACGGCACGAAGTACTACGCGACCGGCAGCGTCTACGCGCGGTGGACGACCGTCCTCGCCGCGGACGAGGCAGGGCACCGCGTCGTCGCACTCGTCGACATGACAAGCGACGGCGTCGCCGTCGGCGACGACTGGGACGGATTCGGACAGCGCCTGACGGGCAGCGGATCGGTCGCCTACGTCGACGTCGCGGTCCCCGCCGAGCGCGTCTTCTCCTATGCGAAGCGCTACGTGTATCAGAGCCAGTTCTACCAGTCCGCGCTCAACGCCCTGCTCGTGGGGATCGGCAACGCGATCCTGCGCGACGGCATCGCCGCGTTGCGGGCACGGCGCCGGTCGCACGGCAATGCGCTCGTCCCCGAGCCCGTCGACGACCCCGAGCTGCAGGAGGTCATCGGGCGCCTCGCGGCCAACGCCTTCGCGGCGGAGGCGACGCTGCTGCGGTCGCTCGATCTCGTCGACGTCGCCGTGGCGCGCGCGGAGGCGGGAGACACCGCCCAGGATCGTGCCAGCCTGCTCGCGGTCGGCGCCGCGCAGCACGCGATCTCGACGCTCGTCCTGGAGTCGGCCACCCTCGTCTTCGACTCGCTCGGATCGTCCGGCGTGAGCGAAAGGCATGCGCTCGACCGTCACTGGCGGAACGCGCGCACGATCGCCTCTCACAACCCGAGGGTCTACAGGACACGGCTCGTCGGCGGATGGGCGCTGGAAGACGCCGCCCGCGGCGACACGGAAGACGCGTGA